The nucleotide sequence TGGCAATAtgtatcaatcatttacagtgACACTTGTAAAGGCTGCATCTTAATCTACCAGCATATTTTCAGTCTATAATAACTGCATCTTTTGTATTAGGATGGTCATTTTATCCTGATCCATTGTGTATTTGTCTGCTTTACATGTCTCTACCAGCCTGTATGGCCAGTGGGGCTCTGCTGCCCAAGGCCTTATGGCAGTTTGGGAGGATGATCTCGTGTGCCCAGCCCGGTGTTAACCCCCTGGAGTACAACGATTATGGCTGCTGGTGCGGCTTCGGGGGGACGGGAACCCCTCTGGATGAAGTGGACATGTAGGAAGCTGTTGTTCCCAAATTTagtttctctgttgttgtctttaaaacaaaagaaaatttgGGTTTTCTCAAACATGCAGCCTTTCCTCCTGTATTCTTAGGTGCTGTAAGGTTCATGATAAATGCTATGAAGCAAGCAGAAAGGCTCCTGGATGCACGGCTATTGCTGACCTTCCCTACGTCCTTGTTTATGATTTCACCTGCTCAAACCAACAAGTGACCTGCTCAGGTAAGACTGGGACCACGATAAACTGAAGGTGTTTTGATGCAGTCATTTAGACATGAAATTCATACTCTTGCTTAGTGAAATTCAAGGACttaaatttcaaatgttttgGGATGGCACTGATCAACATTATACAATACATAGGTTcaagttttacatttaaaactgaCTCTACAGCACCAAACATGACAGTATTTTCCTCAGGATATGAGGTGCTGGTCATGGAACACTTACTGTTTACTGTAGGCAGATGAGGTATATTGATATATTTAGTTGCCataattaaatgtaacaaataCAGTCacgtttctgttgtttttttcagttctaCAAATGTTGGCTGGTCAGAGTACAACATTGGCCGTTTTCTATTAATAATACACTGTAGCTTTACTGtcaaaaaacagatgaaacaagGCTGCATTTATGGCCCTGTGAACATATAGCAACTGTATTTAAACAGCTATATATAGACATAGACACAGCCAGGGACTGATGTTTGATTCCCAGTTGAAATGCCTGCACTACAAACAAATGCTCTACAGTTCTGTGGATCACCTTCACAGCGGTATTTAGAGTACATAACCAGACTATTTGTGTTACGTTTAAAGTGTGCTTCACATTTTGTTCTAACCTGTCTCTGCAGCTACCAACAACAAGTGCCAGGCCGCGGTGTGCGAATGTGACCGGGTGGCAGCTCACTGCTTTGCCCAGGCCACATACAACCCTGAAAACAAGAACCTGGATCCCAAAGTCCACTGTGTCAACTGAATTACACAACCTCccgtaaaaaaaaaacaaaacacaacagtggaTTTGtcacatattgtttttttttaattttttatttctttaaaatctttAGACAAAACCTGGCATAATAGAGGTCTGACTGTGGAATCAGTTtgaaataaagacaataaagacAGTGAGACTCATGTTGCCTTCCAGTTGAATTTCACCCTCTATGTGTTGTCATATCTGTTTGCTGTATGGAGAGCTTATGCAGCAGAGGCTGTcgttgggtttttttttttttaagtttactCAACCAAGGTCAGCATCATCTATTGACACATCTGGATAAGATATGTTTACAATGAAAACCTCACCTGAC is from Lates calcarifer isolate ASB-BC8 linkage group LG13, TLL_Latcal_v3, whole genome shotgun sequence and encodes:
- the LOC108878617 gene encoding phospholipase A2, which gives rise to MNMTAPLVLLLFTACMASGALLPKALWQFGRMISCAQPGVNPLEYNDYGCWCGFGGTGTPLDEVDMCCKVHDKCYEASRKAPGCTAIADLPYVLVYDFTCSNQQVTCSATNNKCQAAVCECDRVAAHCFAQATYNPENKNLDPKVHCVN